The Qingrenia yutianensis sequence TGAGAAATTAGTTTCGGGAATAAACTGCTCTTTCCACTCCGCCTACGATGAATTTATACTGACAAAACACTTGCACTCAAAGACGAACGGCAGATACTTTTATCACTACTGTCAGTCGTTCAGTCAGGAAGAAAAAGTCACACCGAAAACCGTACACGAAATCGGCGCCAGACTCGCAAAAGAATGTTTTGAGGGCTACGAAGTAATCGTCGGAACGCACATTGAAAAAAATCATTTGCACAATCACATCATCGTAAACAGCGTCAGTTTTGAAAGCGGAAAGAAACTTCATCAGGATAAAAAATCGCTTGAAAATATCCGAACCGTCTCCGATAAAATATGCTCCGAATACGGACTTTCGGTTATAAAACGAAAGGATCAGAAAACATCAGAAACAATGACACACGGCGAATATACGGCGGCAACTCTCGGCAACAGTTGGAAGTTCAGGCTTATAAATACCGTTGAAGCTGCAATGAATATCTGCAAAAACAAGGCGGAATTTATATCCTATATGGAAAGCGAGGGATATAAAGTAAACTGGACAGACGAGAGAAAATCTATTTGCTACACCACTCCCGGCGGCAAAAAATGCAGAGATTACAGACTGCACGAAGATAAGTTTTTGAAGGAGAATATGGAAAATGAATTCAACTTTAGAGGAATTAAAAAGTATGAACCGACAGACGCAGGACTTAACACCGATTTTAAATCGCCTGGATATTTTGGAGGAGAAAATCGACGCTCTGTCACATCAGAACAGGGACAGACTGACGGCGGAATTGAATTTGCTTTCAACACAGGTTGGGAAAATTCAAGAAGAACTTTTTACAAAAACCGAGAAAGGATTAAAGAAAATCCGCATAGCGGTGTATCGCATAACAGGGGCGTTAGTGATTTCAATAACCTCAATTACGGCATTGGTCAAAGGGTGTTTAGCCTTGTTAAATCTGTTTCGGGGATAAGCAAAAAGAAAGGTTATGACGAGGACGACACGGCAGCAATATCTCTTATAACAGGTCTTTCCGCCGCATCGGTTTGCATAATGATTGAGCTGATTAAAAACGCACGTGATAAAGATTTGACGGAAGGCTACATAGAGGAGATGGTTGAAAAACTCGGCGAAAATGAAGGAAACGAGATCGGCGGTATGAATATGCAGTAAAATTAAATAATAAAAATTGAATATTTGGATTTTGACAGACATAGTATGTAATATAAATCTGATTTGGAAATGGAGGACTTTATATGAAAGGACAAGTTTTACATATAACCTTCCATAATCCAAATACAAGGTCTGACTCCGAAAAAATAGCCGGTGAATTTATTTCACGGGCGGCAACGGGAGTATTGACCAAGATGATTTTAGATAATCAAGAAAAACGAACCTCAGGCATTAAAGATTCGAAGTAAATATGGTTGTGAAAGGCAAATTTTCCGTAATACTGCGTCAAAATGCTCGTTAATCCACAAAGGATTAACTGTGCTTTTTCCTTGCCTTACAATAAATTTGCACTCTCACAACTCTGCGACCTCTGATTTAGGAAAATTTTTGTTTTGTCGGTGCGTAAAGGCGAAGCAAGGCTGTCGCCTTGCAAGACTGACAATCCGTCAAAACGGGAATTTAACAAATCAGAGGCATATTGAGTTCGATTCTTTAATGCCCAAAAACAACTCTGAATCAGAAAGTGATTTGGATTAGGAAATAAATAGGAAACATACTCCGCCTGAACGATATTTTTTGGGCGGAGTATTATTTTAAGAGGGAATCAAAATTCCTTCGTAGACTTTTGAAAAATTGTG is a genomic window containing:
- a CDS encoding relaxase/mobilization nuclease domain-containing protein, with protein sequence MAIVVALNNKRQSRAGLSGVINYVANDRKTLLQSGEKLVSGINCSFHSAYDEFILTKHLHSKTNGRYFYHYCQSFSQEEKVTPKTVHEIGARLAKECFEGYEVIVGTHIEKNHLHNHIIVNSVSFESGKKLHQDKKSLENIRTVSDKICSEYGLSVIKRKDQKTSETMTHGEYTAATLGNSWKFRLINTVEAAMNICKNKAEFISYMESEGYKVNWTDERKSICYTTPGGKKCRDYRLHEDKFLKENMENEFNFRGIKKYEPTDAGLNTDFKSPGYFGGENRRSVTSEQGQTDGGIEFAFNTGWENSRRTFYKNRERIKENPHSGVSHNRGVSDFNNLNYGIGQRVFSLVKSVSGISKKKGYDEDDTAAISLITGLSAASVCIMIELIKNARDKDLTEGYIEEMVEKLGENEGNEIGGMNMQ